A single window of Malus sylvestris chromosome 5, drMalSylv7.2, whole genome shotgun sequence DNA harbors:
- the LOC126622306 gene encoding protein FRIGIDA-ESSENTIAL 1-like isoform X2 translates to MEHLRFLLVQIIMTSALPVPELPCVPWPTEISEALSLSVPTNIHTKSHRTNVYSRALRMPHSRDDQSLKPAECSEYDIEEEEEEDPEMLEEEVEEEEEEEQEGEAEAEEEEEAAEAEEEEDMEDEVEGRVEVDMDISDSPIQAHDHQNGQRTSVDLRDDGNSHLCNSEIMDAKAASSCSGEEMADAIPMRDNLGKEVRGIVNPEDGMKQVDMQQRNDRKQMDSRLGAFEIGTTITSPAVETSDRNKHPAIICDFHAKGWCIRGSSCKFVHVKDNPNSSQPQPEGDVANSTREVQLDEGLRDITERSRSPGFRDPLASSSGSDFAFSSHLTSEKIRFLEHIGRQHQFHEKRKFPTVIGEESNVGESTDAKKLHSSKDDPGFLSSLKDIERDDQTRNWPADKDKSIFMSGLHPEPGFFSNGSISSSGKYFIRKNSSHSSGVGEPDGIWSQHVHRVHSSPLMNLALNSSSRNLSTTGLFPTSRISSWTGFSLPSSSSNLDASPHDTLKLFDRSKDYRSCTRLPPLLKSSSPFSSSELKSFPVISVSLHSAEIKTKISSNDWEPSVPFRPSFILPCAFLSSSGRQYDPLHDSIELPKLANISGETSFYPEGATVMNKLHQQIHGESASGTTRPACDGDTNSMSSHNTYHEKVLDNSCCIRDHNSPGTEAETVGTSAVCLKGTMTGQENPLGLSHLKGSTKQNKASTAYGDSRHVSDSSGHQEDIKVDRFRDKNEVDGEHLTDGNVQQESKAVRNFRAALVDLVKELLKPKWREGSLSKDAHNMIVKRAVEKIISAFQPHQIPPTIETVIQYLSVCRPKISKLVEGYVVKYGKS, encoded by the exons ATGGAACATCTACGGTTTCTTCTAGTCCAAATAATTATGACATCAGCACTTCCGGTACCCGAATTGCCATGTGTTCCTTGGCCGACGGAGATCAGTGAAGCTCTCAGTCTCAGCGTCCCCACAAACATCCACACCAAGTCTCACCGTACCAACGTATACAGCCGCGCACTCAGAATGCCTCACAGCCGCGATGACCAATCTCTGAAACCGGCCGAATGCTCCGAATACGATatcgaggaagaagaagaagaagaccccGAGATGTTAGaagaagaagtggaagaagaagaggaggaagagcaGGAGGGGGAGGCGGAGgcggaagaagaggaggaggcggcggaggcggaggaggaagaggataTGGAAGACGAAGTAGAAGGAAGGGTTGAAGTGGATATGGATATTTCAGATTCACCAATTCAAGCCCATGATCATCAGAACG GCCAGAGAACCTCTGTAGACCTACGCGATGATGGCAACAGTCATCTGTGTAATAGTGAGATTATGGATGCTAAAGCCGCCAGCTCATGTAGCGGGGAAGAGATGGCTGATGCCATCCCGATGAGGGATAATTTAGGTAAGGAGGTTAGAGGTATTGTGAATCCAGAGGATGGGATGAAACAAGTGGACATGCAGCAGAGGAATGATAGAAAGCAAATGGATTCAAG GTTGGGTGCTTTTGAGATAGGGACCACAATTACATCTCCTGCGGTTGAGACTAGTGATCGAAACAAGCACCCAGCTATTATATGTGATTTCCATGCAAAGGGTTGGTGCATTAGAGGTAGTTCTTGTAAATTCGTCCATGTAAAAGATAATCCCAATAGTTCCCAACCACAACCTGAGGGAGATGTTGCTAATTCTACTAGAGAAGTCCAGCTTGATGAAG GTCTAAGAGACATTACTGAGAGATCAAGGTCACCTGGTTTTCGTGACCCTCTGGCCTCTTCAAGTGGAAGTGATTTTGCATTTTCTTCACATCTCACATCTGAAAAGATCCGATTTTTGGAACACATAGGAAGACAGCACCAGTTTCATGAAAAGCGCAAGTTTCCAACAGTTATAGGGGAGGAATCAAATGTGGGCGAGTCCACTGATGCAAAGAAATTGCATTCATCCAAAGATGATCCAGGCTTTCTCTCATCGCTTAAGGATATAGAAAGAGATGATCAGACACGAAATTGGCCTGCTGATAAAGATAAATCTATATTTATGAGCGGTTTGCATCCTGAACCTGGATTTTTTTCAAATGGATCTATTTCATCATCAGGCAAGTACTTTATAAGGAAGAACTCTTCACATTCGAGCGGTGTGGGGGAACCAGATGGAATTTGGAGCCAGCATGTGCACCGTGTTCATAGTTCCCCACTCATGAACCTTGCTTTGAATTCAAGCTCAAGAAATCTTTCAACTACTGGCTTGTTTCCAACTAGCCGTATTTCATCTTGGACTGGATTTTCTTTGCCTTCTAGTTCTTCCAATCTCGATGCAAGTCCTCATGATACTCTTAAGCTTTTTGATCGAAGTAAGGATTACCGGTCTTGTACTAGATTACCTCCCTTGCTGAAAagctcttctcccttctctagTTCTGAGTTGAAAAGTTTTCCTGTGATCAGCGTGTCATTGCACTCTGctgaaattaaaacaaaaatttcttCAAATGACTGGGAGCCATCTGTGCCTTTCCGGCCATCTTTTATTCTTCCTTGTGCGTTTCTATCATCTTCAGGGAGGCAGTATGACCCTCTTCATGACAGCATTGAGTTACCAAAGTTAGCAAACATCTCTGGTGAAACTTCTTTCTATCCTGAAGGGGCAACCGTTATGAATAAATTGCATCAGCAAATACATGGTGAATCTGCTAGTGGGACCACGCGGCCAGCTTGTGATGGTGATACAAACTCTATGTCTTCACATAATACATATCATGAGAAGGTATTAGATAATAGCTGCTGTATACGTGACCATAATTCACCTGGCACTGAAGCAGAGACAGTGGGGACTTCTGCTGTATGCCTAAAAGGAACCATGACTGGACAAGAAAATCCCTTGGGCCTGTCTCATCTCAAAGGTagtacaaaacaaaacaaagccaGTACGGCGTATGGTGATTCTAGACATGTAAGTGACAGTTCTGGACACCAAGAAGACATAAAAGTAGATAGATTTAGAGATAAGAATGAAGTGGATGGTGAACATTTGACAGACGGGAATGTACAGCAAGAATCAAAAGCTGTGAGGAATTTCCGTGCAGCTCTTGTAGATTTAGTAAAAGAATTGTTAAAACCAAAATGGCGTGAAGGTAGTCTCAGCAAGGATGCACATAACATGATAGTCAAGAGAGCAGTAGAGAAGATTATCAGTGCTTTTCAGCCCCATCAAATCCCACCAACCATAGAAACAGTTATCCAATACTTGTCTGTATGCCGTCCAAAAATCTCAAAGCTTGTTGAG GGATATGTTGTAAAATATGGAAAATCTTGA
- the LOC126622306 gene encoding protein FRIGIDA-ESSENTIAL 1-like isoform X1 — MEHLRFLLVQIIMTSALPVPELPCVPWPTEISEALSLSVPTNIHTKSHRTNVYSRALRMPHSRDDQSLKPAECSEYDIEEEEEEDPEMLEEEVEEEEEEEQEGEAEAEEEEEAAEAEEEEDMEDEVEGRVEVDMDISDSPIQAHDHQNGQRTSVDLRDDGNSHLCNSEIMDAKAASSCSGEEMADAIPMRDNLGKEVRGIVNPEDGMKQVDMQQRNDRKQMDSRFFRLGAFEIGTTITSPAVETSDRNKHPAIICDFHAKGWCIRGSSCKFVHVKDNPNSSQPQPEGDVANSTREVQLDEGLRDITERSRSPGFRDPLASSSGSDFAFSSHLTSEKIRFLEHIGRQHQFHEKRKFPTVIGEESNVGESTDAKKLHSSKDDPGFLSSLKDIERDDQTRNWPADKDKSIFMSGLHPEPGFFSNGSISSSGKYFIRKNSSHSSGVGEPDGIWSQHVHRVHSSPLMNLALNSSSRNLSTTGLFPTSRISSWTGFSLPSSSSNLDASPHDTLKLFDRSKDYRSCTRLPPLLKSSSPFSSSELKSFPVISVSLHSAEIKTKISSNDWEPSVPFRPSFILPCAFLSSSGRQYDPLHDSIELPKLANISGETSFYPEGATVMNKLHQQIHGESASGTTRPACDGDTNSMSSHNTYHEKVLDNSCCIRDHNSPGTEAETVGTSAVCLKGTMTGQENPLGLSHLKGSTKQNKASTAYGDSRHVSDSSGHQEDIKVDRFRDKNEVDGEHLTDGNVQQESKAVRNFRAALVDLVKELLKPKWREGSLSKDAHNMIVKRAVEKIISAFQPHQIPPTIETVIQYLSVCRPKISKLVEGYVVKYGKS, encoded by the exons ATGGAACATCTACGGTTTCTTCTAGTCCAAATAATTATGACATCAGCACTTCCGGTACCCGAATTGCCATGTGTTCCTTGGCCGACGGAGATCAGTGAAGCTCTCAGTCTCAGCGTCCCCACAAACATCCACACCAAGTCTCACCGTACCAACGTATACAGCCGCGCACTCAGAATGCCTCACAGCCGCGATGACCAATCTCTGAAACCGGCCGAATGCTCCGAATACGATatcgaggaagaagaagaagaagaccccGAGATGTTAGaagaagaagtggaagaagaagaggaggaagagcaGGAGGGGGAGGCGGAGgcggaagaagaggaggaggcggcggaggcggaggaggaagaggataTGGAAGACGAAGTAGAAGGAAGGGTTGAAGTGGATATGGATATTTCAGATTCACCAATTCAAGCCCATGATCATCAGAACG GCCAGAGAACCTCTGTAGACCTACGCGATGATGGCAACAGTCATCTGTGTAATAGTGAGATTATGGATGCTAAAGCCGCCAGCTCATGTAGCGGGGAAGAGATGGCTGATGCCATCCCGATGAGGGATAATTTAGGTAAGGAGGTTAGAGGTATTGTGAATCCAGAGGATGGGATGAAACAAGTGGACATGCAGCAGAGGAATGATAGAAAGCAAATGGATTCAAG GTTTTTCAGGTTGGGTGCTTTTGAGATAGGGACCACAATTACATCTCCTGCGGTTGAGACTAGTGATCGAAACAAGCACCCAGCTATTATATGTGATTTCCATGCAAAGGGTTGGTGCATTAGAGGTAGTTCTTGTAAATTCGTCCATGTAAAAGATAATCCCAATAGTTCCCAACCACAACCTGAGGGAGATGTTGCTAATTCTACTAGAGAAGTCCAGCTTGATGAAG GTCTAAGAGACATTACTGAGAGATCAAGGTCACCTGGTTTTCGTGACCCTCTGGCCTCTTCAAGTGGAAGTGATTTTGCATTTTCTTCACATCTCACATCTGAAAAGATCCGATTTTTGGAACACATAGGAAGACAGCACCAGTTTCATGAAAAGCGCAAGTTTCCAACAGTTATAGGGGAGGAATCAAATGTGGGCGAGTCCACTGATGCAAAGAAATTGCATTCATCCAAAGATGATCCAGGCTTTCTCTCATCGCTTAAGGATATAGAAAGAGATGATCAGACACGAAATTGGCCTGCTGATAAAGATAAATCTATATTTATGAGCGGTTTGCATCCTGAACCTGGATTTTTTTCAAATGGATCTATTTCATCATCAGGCAAGTACTTTATAAGGAAGAACTCTTCACATTCGAGCGGTGTGGGGGAACCAGATGGAATTTGGAGCCAGCATGTGCACCGTGTTCATAGTTCCCCACTCATGAACCTTGCTTTGAATTCAAGCTCAAGAAATCTTTCAACTACTGGCTTGTTTCCAACTAGCCGTATTTCATCTTGGACTGGATTTTCTTTGCCTTCTAGTTCTTCCAATCTCGATGCAAGTCCTCATGATACTCTTAAGCTTTTTGATCGAAGTAAGGATTACCGGTCTTGTACTAGATTACCTCCCTTGCTGAAAagctcttctcccttctctagTTCTGAGTTGAAAAGTTTTCCTGTGATCAGCGTGTCATTGCACTCTGctgaaattaaaacaaaaatttcttCAAATGACTGGGAGCCATCTGTGCCTTTCCGGCCATCTTTTATTCTTCCTTGTGCGTTTCTATCATCTTCAGGGAGGCAGTATGACCCTCTTCATGACAGCATTGAGTTACCAAAGTTAGCAAACATCTCTGGTGAAACTTCTTTCTATCCTGAAGGGGCAACCGTTATGAATAAATTGCATCAGCAAATACATGGTGAATCTGCTAGTGGGACCACGCGGCCAGCTTGTGATGGTGATACAAACTCTATGTCTTCACATAATACATATCATGAGAAGGTATTAGATAATAGCTGCTGTATACGTGACCATAATTCACCTGGCACTGAAGCAGAGACAGTGGGGACTTCTGCTGTATGCCTAAAAGGAACCATGACTGGACAAGAAAATCCCTTGGGCCTGTCTCATCTCAAAGGTagtacaaaacaaaacaaagccaGTACGGCGTATGGTGATTCTAGACATGTAAGTGACAGTTCTGGACACCAAGAAGACATAAAAGTAGATAGATTTAGAGATAAGAATGAAGTGGATGGTGAACATTTGACAGACGGGAATGTACAGCAAGAATCAAAAGCTGTGAGGAATTTCCGTGCAGCTCTTGTAGATTTAGTAAAAGAATTGTTAAAACCAAAATGGCGTGAAGGTAGTCTCAGCAAGGATGCACATAACATGATAGTCAAGAGAGCAGTAGAGAAGATTATCAGTGCTTTTCAGCCCCATCAAATCCCACCAACCATAGAAACAGTTATCCAATACTTGTCTGTATGCCGTCCAAAAATCTCAAAGCTTGTTGAG GGATATGTTGTAAAATATGGAAAATCTTGA
- the LOC126622309 gene encoding auxin-repressed 12.5 kDa protein-like isoform X2 — protein MVLLEKLWDDIVAGPQPERGLDMLRKPAPKPLNIKAKVEGESSKLTMPMSPGTPGTPGTPGTPASARAKDNVWRSVFHPGSNLATKSMGNQVFDKPQPNSPTVYDWLYSGETRSIHHR, from the exons ATGGTTCTGCTTGAAAAGCTTTGGGATGATATTGTTGCCGGACCTCAGCCTGAACGCGGCCTTGACATGCTTAGGAAGCCGGCTCCTAAGCCCTTGAATATCAAAGCCAAAG TGGAGGGAGAGTCGAGCAAGTTGACGATGCCGATGAGCCCCGGAACACCAGGTACCCCAGGCACCCCAGGCACACCGGCTTCCGCTCGTGCTAAAGACAACGTTTGGAGGAGTGTGTTCCACCCAGGTAGCAACCTTGCCACTAAATCCATGGGCAACCAGGTTTTCGACAAGCCACAGCCCAACTCTCCCACTGTCTACGACTG GCTCTACAGTGGCGAGACCAGGAGCATCCATCATCGTTAA
- the LOC126622309 gene encoding auxin-repressed 12.5 kDa protein-like isoform X1, with product MVLLEKLWDDIVAGPQPERGLDMLRKPAPKPLNIKAKEVEGESSKLTMPMSPGTPGTPGTPGTPASARAKDNVWRSVFHPGSNLATKSMGNQVFDKPQPNSPTVYDWLYSGETRSIHHR from the exons ATGGTTCTGCTTGAAAAGCTTTGGGATGATATTGTTGCCGGACCTCAGCCTGAACGCGGCCTTGACATGCTTAGGAAGCCGGCTCCTAAGCCCTTGAATATCAAAGCCAAAG AAGTGGAGGGAGAGTCGAGCAAGTTGACGATGCCGATGAGCCCCGGAACACCAGGTACCCCAGGCACCCCAGGCACACCGGCTTCCGCTCGTGCTAAAGACAACGTTTGGAGGAGTGTGTTCCACCCAGGTAGCAACCTTGCCACTAAATCCATGGGCAACCAGGTTTTCGACAAGCCACAGCCCAACTCTCCCACTGTCTACGACTG GCTCTACAGTGGCGAGACCAGGAGCATCCATCATCGTTAA
- the LOC126622307 gene encoding putative E3 ubiquitin-protein ligase RING1a, translating to MPAQKRTHEAMEDDPPQNHRENSHETPQDEEESDRSPSQSTEEKDEFVIVKLAEIRKEVQCPICLGIIRKTRTVMECLHRFCRECIDKSMRLGNNECPACRTHCASRRSLRDDPNYDSLIAAIYPDIDKYEEEELAFHEEEKARNKQIQASIAQTFRRQTEALGRKRTTAKATAAAFMRRSRGSYRNARGRRSYRNVAEHQGSNDNEDVNGDDCGRDLSSGDERTEPRPKRSKRWRGDRYYQPSSAAANADSDDENDYEMNKSEILGASVGRVGSSERLSWGKGGMRSHTRYGSTSGGSGKNARNIRLSKLVEYLRNPGDNDDELDIHLLLVSLDEQRIPSLQRPYLCCRSTLSVGQLCQYVALRTACQAEEVEIYLVKELHAEFSHSTATNIQISKSLVLDSSKENLQLLKEEETLAELRTHNLIPGYLILAYQK from the exons ATGCCGGCACAGAAGCGCACCCATGAGGCCATGGAAGATGATCCTCCGCAGAACCACCGCGAAAACAGCCACGAAACGCCGCAAGACGAAGAGG AGTCCGATCGAAGCCCGTCGCAGAGCACCGAAGAGAAAGACGA ATTTGTCATAGTGAAATTGGCAGAAATTCGGAAAGAAGTCCAGTGCCCCATCTGTTTAG GGATCATTCGGAAAACAAGGACAGTGATGGAATGCCTGCATCGCTTCTGCAGGGAATGCATTGACAAGTCCATGCGCCTGGG GAACAATGAATGCCCTGCCTGCCGCACCCATTGTGCAAGTCGTCGCTCTTTGAGAGATGACCCAAATTACGACTCCTTAATTGCAGCTATATATCCGGATATTGACAAGTATGAGGAAGAG GAATTGGCTTTTCATGAAGAGGAGAAGGCTCGCAATAAGCAG ATCCAAGCTTCCATTGCCCAGACATTTCGACGGCAAACCGAGGCACTAGGAAGGAAACGAACAACAGCTAAAGCCACAGCAGCTGCATTTATGAGGAGATCACGGGGTAGCTATCGAAATGCGAGGGGGAGAAGGAGCTATAGAAATGTTGCTGAACATCAAGGGTCGAATGACAATGAGGATGTAAATGGTGATGATTGTGGTAGAGATTTATCTTCGGGTGATGAGCGCACAGAACCAAGACCGAAGAGATCCAAAAGATGGAGAGGAGATCGATATTATCAGCCCTCATCGGCAGCTGCTAATGCAGATAGTGATGATGAAAATGATTATGAAATGAACAAATCAGAGATTCTGGGTGCATCTGTGGGGCGTGTTGGCAGCTCAGAGAGGCTTTCCTGGGGAAAAGGTGGCATGCGGAGTCATACACGGTATGGCAGTACAAGTGGTGGCAGTGGTAAAAATGCCAGGAACATCCGTCTCTCTAAGTTGGTAGAGTATCTTCGAAACCCAGGAGATAATGATGACGAG TTGGACATCCACCTCCTGCTTGTGTCTTTGGATGAGCAAAGAATACCAAGTTTGCAGCGGCCGTATCTTTGCTGCAGGTCTACTCTGTCAGTTGGACAACTATGTCAG TATGTAGCTCTCCGAACGGCGTGTCAAGCTGAAGAAGTTGAAATATACTTGGTGAAAGAGCTGCATGCCGAATTCAGTCATTCAACTGCCACCAATATTCAAATTTCCAAGTCTCTTGTTCTGGATTCAAGCAAAGAAAACCTGCAActtttaaaagaagaagaaactttGGCAGAACTTAGAACTCACAATCTCATTCCTGGCTATCTG attttggcATATCAGAAGTAG
- the LOC126622310 gene encoding mitochondrial arginine transporter BAC1-like isoform X3, translating into MADSSGYKEYVAGLIAGVATVGIGHPFDTVKVKMQKHNTSAHGITYRNSLHCTARILRTEGIKGLYRGATSSFVGMAFESSVVFGMYSQIKQSLQGSAQGAGPQPKVIIPSAAFSGSVISFILCPSELVKCRMQIQGTDSVVPMSRRYGNPLDCVLTTVKNDGVRGIFRGGFTTLLRECIGNAVFFSIYEYVRYHMHLQLKSASTDHRNLIDVGVGIASGGLGVLVGCSTLGRGKNHNSDDSR; encoded by the exons atggcgGACAGCTCCGGTTACAAGGAGTACGTTGCGGGCTTGATCGCCGGCGTGGCCACCGTTGGAATCGGCCATCCCTTTGACACCGTCAAG GTTAAGATGCAAAAACACAACACTTCAGCACACGGGATTACGTACAGGAATAGTTTGCATTGCACTGCAAGGATACTAAGGACTGAAGGC ATTAAAGGACTTTACAGAGGGGCGACATCATCTTTTGTGGGGATGGCTTTTGAGAGTTCAGTTGTTTTCGGCATGTATTCCCAGATCAAACAGTCACTGCAG GGAAGTGCCCAAGGTGCAGGTCCACAGCCGAAGGTCATAATTCCATCTGCAGCTTTTAGTGGATCAGTCATCAGTTTTATATTATGCCCCTCGGAGCTGGTGAAG TGTAGGATGCAAATTCAAGGCACAGACTCTGTGGTCCCAATGTCTAGAAGATATGGCAATCCTCTTGATTGTGTCCTTACAACTgtgaaaaatgatggg GTTAGAGGAATATTTCGAGGAGGTTTTACGACATTGTTAAGAGAATGTATTGGAAATGCGGTCTTCTTCAGCATTTATGAGTATGTCCGCTATCACATGCATTTACAATTGAAATCTGCTTCAACTGACCACAGAAACTTGATTGACGTGGGAGTTGGGATTGCTAGTGGTGGCCTTGGTG TTTTGGTTGGCTGTTCTACCCTTGGACGTGGCAAAAACCATAATTCAGACGACTCCAGATAA
- the LOC126622310 gene encoding mitochondrial arginine transporter BAC1-like isoform X2, whose protein sequence is MADSSGYKEYVAGLIAGVATVGIGHPFDTVKIKGLYRGATSSFVGMAFESSVVFGMYSQIKQSLQGSAQGAGPQPKVIIPSAAFSGSVISFILCPSELVKCRMQIQGTDSVVPMSRRYGNPLDCVLTTVKNDGVRGIFRGGFTTLLRECIGNAVFFSIYEYVRYHMHLQLKSASTDHRNLIDVGVGIASGGLGGIAFWLAVLPLDVAKTIIQTTPDKNATRNPFQILSLIYRRAGLKGCYIGLGPTIVRAFPANAAAIVTWELAIKLLGIKRD, encoded by the exons atggcgGACAGCTCCGGTTACAAGGAGTACGTTGCGGGCTTGATCGCCGGCGTGGCCACCGTTGGAATCGGCCATCCCTTTGACACCGTCAAG ATTAAAGGACTTTACAGAGGGGCGACATCATCTTTTGTGGGGATGGCTTTTGAGAGTTCAGTTGTTTTCGGCATGTATTCCCAGATCAAACAGTCACTGCAG GGAAGTGCCCAAGGTGCAGGTCCACAGCCGAAGGTCATAATTCCATCTGCAGCTTTTAGTGGATCAGTCATCAGTTTTATATTATGCCCCTCGGAGCTGGTGAAG TGTAGGATGCAAATTCAAGGCACAGACTCTGTGGTCCCAATGTCTAGAAGATATGGCAATCCTCTTGATTGTGTCCTTACAACTgtgaaaaatgatggg GTTAGAGGAATATTTCGAGGAGGTTTTACGACATTGTTAAGAGAATGTATTGGAAATGCGGTCTTCTTCAGCATTTATGAGTATGTCCGCTATCACATGCATTTACAATTGAAATCTGCTTCAACTGACCACAGAAACTTGATTGACGTGGGAGTTGGGATTGCTAGTGGTGGCCTTGGTGGTATAGCA TTTTGGTTGGCTGTTCTACCCTTGGACGTGGCAAAAACCATAATTCAGACGACTCCAGATAAGAACGCAACAAGAAATCCATTTCAAATCTTGAGCTTG ATTTACAGAAGGGCTGGATTGAAAGGATGCTATATTGGCTTGGGTCCTACTATTGTTCGGGCTTTTCCTGCTAATGCAGCAGCAATCGTCACCTGGGAGTTGGCCATAAAACTATTAGGCATCAAGCGCGACTAA
- the LOC126622310 gene encoding mitochondrial arginine transporter BAC1-like isoform X1: protein MADSSGYKEYVAGLIAGVATVGIGHPFDTVKVKMQKHNTSAHGITYRNSLHCTARILRTEGIKGLYRGATSSFVGMAFESSVVFGMYSQIKQSLQGSAQGAGPQPKVIIPSAAFSGSVISFILCPSELVKCRMQIQGTDSVVPMSRRYGNPLDCVLTTVKNDGVRGIFRGGFTTLLRECIGNAVFFSIYEYVRYHMHLQLKSASTDHRNLIDVGVGIASGGLGGIAFWLAVLPLDVAKTIIQTTPDKNATRNPFQILSLIYRRAGLKGCYIGLGPTIVRAFPANAAAIVTWELAIKLLGIKRD from the exons atggcgGACAGCTCCGGTTACAAGGAGTACGTTGCGGGCTTGATCGCCGGCGTGGCCACCGTTGGAATCGGCCATCCCTTTGACACCGTCAAG GTTAAGATGCAAAAACACAACACTTCAGCACACGGGATTACGTACAGGAATAGTTTGCATTGCACTGCAAGGATACTAAGGACTGAAGGC ATTAAAGGACTTTACAGAGGGGCGACATCATCTTTTGTGGGGATGGCTTTTGAGAGTTCAGTTGTTTTCGGCATGTATTCCCAGATCAAACAGTCACTGCAG GGAAGTGCCCAAGGTGCAGGTCCACAGCCGAAGGTCATAATTCCATCTGCAGCTTTTAGTGGATCAGTCATCAGTTTTATATTATGCCCCTCGGAGCTGGTGAAG TGTAGGATGCAAATTCAAGGCACAGACTCTGTGGTCCCAATGTCTAGAAGATATGGCAATCCTCTTGATTGTGTCCTTACAACTgtgaaaaatgatggg GTTAGAGGAATATTTCGAGGAGGTTTTACGACATTGTTAAGAGAATGTATTGGAAATGCGGTCTTCTTCAGCATTTATGAGTATGTCCGCTATCACATGCATTTACAATTGAAATCTGCTTCAACTGACCACAGAAACTTGATTGACGTGGGAGTTGGGATTGCTAGTGGTGGCCTTGGTGGTATAGCA TTTTGGTTGGCTGTTCTACCCTTGGACGTGGCAAAAACCATAATTCAGACGACTCCAGATAAGAACGCAACAAGAAATCCATTTCAAATCTTGAGCTTG ATTTACAGAAGGGCTGGATTGAAAGGATGCTATATTGGCTTGGGTCCTACTATTGTTCGGGCTTTTCCTGCTAATGCAGCAGCAATCGTCACCTGGGAGTTGGCCATAAAACTATTAGGCATCAAGCGCGACTAA